The proteins below are encoded in one region of Pseudoduganella armeniaca:
- a CDS encoding dicarboxylate/amino acid:cation symporter: MMKKPFYKVLYVQVLFAIAVGVLLGIYLPKDAVAMKPLGDGFIKLIKMIIAPVIFCTVVTGIAGMQDVKKIGRVGGKALLYFEVVSTFALVIGLFVANIIKPGAGFNADPATLDTKAIAQYTEKASHQSTIDFVMNIIPNTVVDAFAKGDILQVLLISVLFGFALSLLGEKGRPVAKLIDEAGAAIFGMVNIIMKAAPIGAFGAMAFTIGKYGIDSLLPLAKLMGSFYLTCALFVFIVLGAIARFTGFSIVRFIAYIKEELLIVLGTSSSESALPSLMTKLQRLGASKPVVGLVVPTGYSFNLDGTNIYMTMAALFVAQATNTELTLMQELTILGVAMLTSKGASGITGAGFITLAATLAVVPTIPVAGMALILGIDRFMSECRALTNFVGNGVAAIVVSKWEGELDMATMQRELANPSAPHEPLEELAHGEPVVLHAASR; encoded by the coding sequence ATCATGAAAAAACCGTTCTACAAAGTGCTGTACGTGCAGGTGCTGTTCGCCATCGCCGTTGGCGTGCTGCTGGGTATCTACCTGCCCAAGGACGCCGTCGCGATGAAGCCGCTGGGCGACGGCTTCATCAAGCTGATCAAGATGATCATCGCGCCGGTGATCTTCTGCACCGTCGTCACCGGCATCGCCGGCATGCAGGACGTGAAGAAGATCGGTCGCGTCGGCGGCAAGGCGCTGCTGTACTTCGAAGTGGTCTCCACCTTCGCCCTGGTGATCGGCCTGTTCGTCGCCAACATCATCAAGCCGGGCGCCGGCTTCAACGCCGATCCCGCCACGCTCGACACGAAAGCCATCGCCCAGTACACGGAGAAGGCCTCGCACCAGTCCACCATCGACTTCGTGATGAACATCATTCCGAACACGGTCGTCGATGCGTTCGCCAAGGGCGACATCCTGCAGGTGCTCCTGATCTCGGTGCTGTTCGGCTTCGCGCTGTCGCTGCTCGGTGAAAAAGGCCGCCCGGTCGCGAAACTGATCGACGAAGCCGGCGCCGCCATCTTCGGCATGGTCAACATCATCATGAAGGCCGCGCCGATCGGCGCGTTCGGCGCCATGGCCTTCACCATCGGCAAATACGGCATCGATTCACTGCTGCCGCTGGCCAAGCTGATGGGTTCGTTCTACCTGACCTGCGCGCTGTTCGTCTTCATCGTGCTGGGCGCCATCGCCCGCTTCACCGGCTTCTCGATCGTGCGCTTCATCGCCTACATCAAGGAGGAACTGCTGATCGTGCTGGGCACCAGCTCGTCGGAAAGCGCGCTGCCTTCCTTGATGACGAAGCTGCAGCGCCTGGGCGCCTCCAAGCCGGTCGTCGGCCTGGTCGTACCGACCGGCTACTCGTTCAACCTGGACGGCACCAATATCTACATGACGATGGCCGCGCTGTTCGTGGCCCAGGCCACCAACACCGAACTGACCCTGATGCAGGAGCTGACGATCCTGGGCGTGGCGATGCTGACCTCCAAGGGCGCTTCCGGCATCACCGGCGCCGGCTTCATCACCCTGGCCGCCACCCTGGCCGTGGTGCCGACCATTCCGGTGGCCGGCATGGCGCTGATCCTGGGCATCGACCGCTTCATGAGCGAGTGCCGCGCGCTGACCAACTTCGTCGGCAACGGCGTGGCCGCCATCGTCGTGTCGAAGTGGGAAGGCGAACTGGACATGGCCACCATGCAGCGCGAGCTGGCCAACCCGTCCGCGCCGCACGAGCCGCTGGAAGAGCTGGCGCACGGCGAACCGGTCGTGCTGCACGCCGCCAGCCGCTGA
- a CDS encoding serine hydrolase domain-containing protein: protein MSRRRLLQLLALAAASAGCAPLPRGAVAQPGAGFNGVLLVRRNGSAAPAVTAHGLAEADGRANTAATRFQIGSISKWVTSVAILRLVEQGRLALDVPVARWLPSLPAATGQAVTLRHLMSNASGIPNGVMQAYKADKAIADLPLTPLQATLRFAAAPLAFTPGSRFDYSLTNWVVLAAIVEQATGKPFRAVVTELVLQPAGTRDTGFADAGFGGAGEAVAYAAPAAGQAAQRKMSPTPAYAAASGSLYSTAADLALLARQVYDGGLLAPASLAELGKVQVAEEDYALGGRVKRVALGGRERMVVWLTGAVGGYKSLLAYVPGDGATVALLENMDPAQSAQAATALRLLGELYA, encoded by the coding sequence ATGAGCCGCCGCCGTCTGCTGCAACTGCTCGCGCTGGCTGCCGCGAGCGCCGGCTGTGCGCCATTGCCGCGTGGCGCGGTGGCGCAGCCGGGCGCCGGCTTCAATGGCGTCTTGCTGGTGCGGCGCAACGGCAGCGCGGCGCCAGCGGTGACGGCGCACGGGCTGGCGGAGGCGGACGGGCGCGCCAACACGGCCGCCACCCGGTTCCAGATCGGCTCCATCTCGAAATGGGTGACGAGCGTGGCGATCCTGCGGCTGGTGGAGCAGGGCAGGCTGGCGCTGGACGTGCCGGTCGCGCGCTGGCTGCCGTCGCTGCCAGCCGCCACCGGGCAGGCGGTGACGTTGCGCCACCTGATGTCCAACGCGAGTGGCATTCCCAACGGCGTCATGCAGGCGTACAAGGCGGACAAGGCCATCGCCGACCTGCCGCTGACGCCGCTGCAAGCCACCCTGCGCTTTGCCGCCGCGCCGCTGGCGTTTACGCCCGGCAGCCGCTTCGATTACTCCCTGACGAACTGGGTGGTGCTGGCCGCGATCGTCGAGCAGGCGACCGGCAAGCCGTTTCGCGCCGTGGTGACGGAACTGGTATTGCAGCCTGCCGGCACGCGCGACACGGGATTCGCGGACGCCGGATTCGGCGGCGCCGGCGAGGCGGTGGCCTATGCCGCGCCCGCGGCAGGGCAGGCAGCCCAGCGCAAGATGTCGCCTACGCCGGCGTATGCAGCCGCCAGCGGCAGCCTGTACAGCACAGCGGCGGACCTGGCGCTGTTGGCGCGGCAGGTGTACGACGGCGGGCTGCTGGCCCCGGCCTCCCTGGCCGAACTGGGCAAGGTACAGGTCGCGGAAGAGGACTATGCGCTGGGCGGCCGCGTCAAGCGCGTGGCGCTGGGCGGGCGCGAACGGATGGTCGTGTGGCTGACGGGCGCGGTCGGCGGCTACAAATCGCTGCTGGCCTACGTGCCGGGCGACGGCGCCACCGTCGCACTGCTGGAGAACATGGACCCGGCGCAGTCGGCGCAGGCTGCCACGGCGCTGCGGCTGCTGGGCGAGCTGTACGCCTGA